The Hemicordylus capensis ecotype Gifberg chromosome 5, rHemCap1.1.pri, whole genome shotgun sequence nucleotide sequence gtccgaatcaatccaaatccaaataaaagcaaagcaaatacaaatcaaatccgAGGTGATGGGGGGTAGATtttgacacaaaacaaatcaggggtgatttgtttggggcacaaatcgaatcaaaaaaattgatttgtgcacatccctaacaacaatttaaaatttaaaacattaaaactattaaaaacacaattaaaacaatatctaattaaaagcctgggtgaacaaatgtgtcttgatggacttttttaaagttgtaagagatggagaggctcttatttcagcaggaagtgtgtccaaagcctcggggcagcaacggagaaggcccgtccctgagtagccagcagatgagctggtagcaactgcagacgaatatctccagatgatctcaatgggcggtgtgattcatagcgaagaaggcattctcttaaactTTGAGTTGTAGTCTGATATTGGCtgcagagcctcaggttggccattctACTTTAGTCAATCAATAAAGCCTACATAATTTGGAGATGCAGATTGCACTGGAAATAATGATGTCATATAGACAGACACATTGCACTGTAGCTGTGTGTGCAATGAAGCCCCGTTCGCTTTTGCTTATTGCAGAGTGTTCTCAGAGAGGAAGATTTGTACTAAGgaatgggcaggagggaagggagatAATTGCTAATTGCTTTCTTCCTGAAACTTTCCCATCAATTACTGTCCATTATGTTCTAGATCCACATTTAGCTTAAAAACATGGGGTTTAAACCCTGCAGAGGTTAAAAGTAGTTGGGTGGCAGGGTGGATGTTTTTTGGGGACAGCAACTTTCAGGAAGGTTTATTGCTCCCTTTCTTTTCCCAATACAAATTGCCCCTTCCTGAGGGAGCTTTGCACTGAGGAAGGTAGGGCAATAAAAGCAAGGCTATTCTTTCTATGACTCACAGTCAAGCGAGTCCTATTTCTGGCCTCCAATtgcttgactttttaaaagaagctctAATGCATGATTCCAGGGAAACTTTCTCTCACATGGGCAAGTATTTTGTCTTGATTTTTAACCTTCTGGCAGATAGTAAAGGCCCTTTAACATAAGGGATCATCTGAGAGCTAAGAAGCAGGAAATTGTGAATTGAAATCTCTTTGGGCAAGTAACAGCAGTGTTGCTCTATGAATTTTTACTACAAATGgacattgcacccagacccaaggagacacggacacagaagtattatggaggaactggtcactttattaggggtacaaggttttaagacagtgcctgcacaggcacggcagctggggttggcattcagagcagcaacagtgcgggctcggatggggggggcaccacgtggccacccccgccctagaatctcatggcacagacacctcggctccaggcggcccaccttccagaagggggcgcccttcgttgctgacctaaggtcaggaccctgcaatttacatcacctgtccgacgctgtaaagccatacggaagggtgtcggttgcagggaggtgggagcaaggcagcatccctgatctgtaaagcctcaagggatctgcccctccaccttacagctaaagcttacctaaggtgccgcaccgcatcagccgctcacctccgcactgtgcccgccaACCCCGTGGTAAAAGTGACCACAAGCTATTCCCTGGCTAACTAATCAATCCCGCTAAGCAACCTTGCTACTAACTGGTATAGgttgaggcaggcgaaaaaaggtgcacgCTAAGGCCAATCAAGCGtatacccaaaaaattcctgcccggccccaaacggcgaccagcaaagcccaacctatgccagagggagggagggagggtgctcggtcagggaaggactgagccggcacaggcctgctgccggttcactgctgctagccccgcctccgagacggagccgggccaatgggagctagctcccagtgccacgtgctccagggggtggggctgagggcaaacaagccgcgcagcctagagcggctgcgatcggctggcttgcacccagacccaaggagacacggacacagaagtattatggaggaactggtcactttattaggggtacaaggttttaagacagtgcctgcacaggcacggcagctggggttggcattcagagcagcaacagtgcgggctcggatggggggggcaccacgtggccacccccgccctagaatctcatggcacagacacctcggctccaggcggcccaccttccagaagggggcgcccttcgttgccgacctaaggtcaggaccctgcaatttacatcacctgtccgacgctgtaaagccatacggaagggtgtcggttgcagggaggtgggagcaaggcagcatccctgatctgtaaagcctcaagggatctgcccctccaccttacagctaaagcttacctaaggtgccgcaccgcatcagccgctcacctccgcactgtgcccgccacaGCGGGCGTCAGCCTAGCTTGACGCCCCGCCACCCCACAGGCCTAACAGCACTGTTGCCAACCCCAGCCGCAGATCGTCTAAGAAATACCTCATACCGAGGGGGGACAAGTGCACCCCATCACCCCTGAATAACTGGGGGAGCGAGAACGCGATGTCGTTGTGTGGGATGCACCCACCCCCCTTTGAGGCGATGAAGCGTGCCATGGCCGCGTTCACCCCGCGCCTAGCCCTATCTACCTTGTTCTGCTTCACCGCCCCCCTCCAGACTCGCCGCTGAGTGATGTCAGACCAGATGACCACCAGCCCCGGGCACCAGGAGAGGGCgaccaccaggtcctgggcaatctgtcttgagagcgaaatgccagactggtccaccaggtcgttgcctccaaaatgcagcagcaggacatccggGACAGGATTCCCTTCCAGGAACTCGTGCAGCATCGGCAGGAACTGGGCCCTCCGCATGCCCCGCCAGCCAAGCcactccacagtggcccaacgcCCCAAACCAAGCTGGGTTCCAGGGTCGGCGCTCTGCGCCCACTTgcgtgcccagaaaatgaaggaatggCCCAGTATGAGGACTCTTGCGCGCTGCCCGGCCGCCCTCGGCCCAGCCGACTGAGGCCCTGCGCAAGAGGAGAAAGCATTAGGAGTGGCACAAATAAATGgttcgtgggtgggggtgggatggggcagaATTTATGCGCCCATCTACCGCACGTATCGGCGGTAAGCCGCTgaccgccacctgcccagccgCCGGATTTCCGGGCCCGAATAACCCATCCGAGCAGCCATGGAAGCCGCCCCAATCCGAAAGGAGTGGGGGGCCAGATCCTGGGTAggcacccccgccgccacaaAGGCTCTCCTCATCACCGCCCAAAACTGGAATTGGGTCACGTGGCACCCATTAGCGTGGATAAAGAGGCACCCCATAGCTGAACCCCTGGCCTCCGTGTAGTCCTCCAGTGCACGGACTGGGCACAAGCCCGGGTCGCCAGCGGCATGCAGCGCGACACTctgccccttgcctctctgatctgtttttgaaaacctaAGGTGCAGTACCACCCGGGAAGCACCCACGGTGAGGTCACTGAATTGAAGTACCCTACTCGTGGGGCCGCGCCTGCTCCTGGGGAACATCTCTCCTACCCTAAAGGCCCCGAAGAAAGCAACCAAGGCTGCCGCCCTGAACAGGACCTTCTCATAAGGAGACGCACAAACCCCGGCAAGTTGCCGCAGTGCCAGCTGCAGCGCCTCTGGGGTGACCGGCCTACGTCGGTCAGGTTGCATGGGCGTCTCCctcgcccagccctccagcatgcgccggaccctgaagtccccagaatggtcggggaggccccttgctttcccaaagaaagccAGCGCAGCCAAATGGCCGGCCATGGTGCTCACCGCCAGCCCCTGGGCACGGAGGTGCACCAGGTACTGCATCAGCTGTTCCGGCGGCACAGGCCACACATGGACCAATCCTACCTGAGCTCTAAACTGCAGAAAGGCCCTGACCCTTTTGTCGTAGGCAACCCGTGTCCTGGGCGCTATGGAGGCTTGGATGGCCCTAAACGCCTCTACATCCCAAGGTTCCACAACCATTCGGGCACCTGCTCGGGCTCCTTGGCGGCTCCAGGTGCCAGCTTCCGGAAGCGCTGCATCTggaagcgagacagggcatctgccACCTCGTTCTGCACCCCTGGAACATGCTGGGCGGTGAAGAGCGTGTTATGGCGAAGGCATGTTAGAACCAGTGCCCGCACCAGCCCCATCACCCTCTGTGATTTGGAAGTCTGGCTATTAATAATCTGAACCACGGCCAAATTATCGCACCAGAAACGCACGACCGAGTCCTTGAAGGACTCGGCCCAAATGTGCaccgccaccacaatggggaagagTTCGAGGAAGGTGAGATCCCTTGTGATTCCCCGTTCCGACCAGCTGCCCAGCCATCGTTCCGCGCACCAGCGCCCTCTCAGGTACAGGCCGAACCCAAGGCCGCCCGCGGCGTCTGACTGAACCTGGAAGTTGGCCTCGAGCAGCTGGGAAGAACGCCAGAATGACACCCCATTAAAGGACTCCAGGAACCTGAGCCAGAGCCCCATATCCTCCCTCATGGCGGTAGACACCCTAATGAGGAAATGGGGTCGATTACACCCCACCATGGTCACACAGGCGCCTTAGAAAGGGGCGGCCTGGAGCCACCACCCTGCAAGCGAAGTTCAGGTGGCCAACCAGCGATTGCAATTTGCGTAGCGTTACCTTCCTagcctctctgcattccctgagCAATTCCCTCATGATGCCGAGCTTGTCCCCGGGGAGGCGTGAGAGCTGTCCCACCGTGTCCAGCTCTATCCCCAGAAATGTAAGCTTCGTGGTCGGGCCCTCTGTCTTGTCCTTAGCCAGTGGCACCCCCAGATCCCCGCAGAGTGCCCTGAATGAGCGCAGTAAGTGTAGGCATTGGCcagagccctcccttcctccgaaAATAAAGTCATCTAAAAAGTGAGCGGAGGAGCGTAGCCCCGCCCTCTGGCGCAGTGCCCATTCCAGCATAgagctgaaagcctcaaaggccgcacaggagaccgagcatcccatggggagggcTCTGTCGATGTAAAATCCCCCTTTAAATGCGAAGCCCAAAAGGTCAAAGTCATCAGGGTGCACGGGCAGGAGGCGGAAGGCGGATTCAATGTCGCACTTCGCCATCAGTGCCCGAGGCCCGCAGCCCCTGATCATGGCCACAGCCTCATCAAACGATGTATACCGTACTGAGCAAAGGTCCGCCGGTATCCCATCGTTAACCGAGTCGCCCCTtgggtaggacaggtggtggATAAGCCTATACTCTCCCGGCGCCTTCTTAGGGACcacgcccaaaggggatacccgcaatgttggcagtggcagcctgtcaaaggggcccagcaccctccccagagacacctccttgGCTATCTTTTTCGCTACTATGTGTTCCATCCCCCTAACCGATTTTAGGTTGCGTGCAAAACTATGGACCCGCCTGGATTGGCACGGAATCCTAAACCCCTTCACAAAACCGTCCTCAATAT carries:
- the LOC128326419 gene encoding uncharacterized protein LOC128326419 isoform X2, whose translation is MGPKKAPVKKAPVKKGGKAPAKKGGKPTRPPKRPNAPAESSSDDEGDLELGAIRAFIARLQALERQRTTLEGDEAGGGPSGVPPHAKKSNRAEKKAKLMQGFADRLAALEAAAGTAHEEPAGITTQPADSGPGDGRDDNDAALPEAGTWSRQGARAGARMVVEPWDVEAFRAIQASIAPRTRVAYDKRVRAFLQFRAQVGLVHVWPVPPEQLMQYLVHLRAQGLAVSTMAGHLAALAFFGKARGLPDHSGDFRVRRMLEGWARETPMQPDRRRPVTPEALQLALRQLAGVCASPYEKVLFRAAALVAFFGAFRVGEMFPRSRRGPTSRVLQFSDLTVGASRVVLHLRFSKTDQRGKGQSVALHAAGDPGLCPVRALEDYTEARGSAMGCLFIHANGCHVTQFQFWAVMRRAFVAAGVPTQDLAPHSFRIGAASMAARMGYSGPEIRRLGRWRSAAYRRYVR
- the LOC128326419 gene encoding uncharacterized protein LOC128326419 isoform X3, giving the protein MGPKKAPVKKAPVKKGGKAPAKKGGKPTRPPKRPNAPAESSSDDEGDLELGAIRAFIARLQALERQRTTLEGDEAGGGPSGVPPHAKKSNRAEKKAKLMQGFADRLAALEAAAGTAHEEPAGITTQPADSGPGDGRDDNACSRGAERGGRCPVSLPDAALPEAGTWSRQGARAGPQSAGPRAAGQRARVLILGHSFIFWARKWAQSADPGTQLGLGRWATVEWLGWRGMRRAQFLPMLHEFLEGNPVPDVLLLHFGGNDLVDQSGISLSRQIAQDLVVALSWCPGLVVIWSDITQRRVWRGAVKQNKVDRARRGVNAAMARFIASKGGGCIPHNDIAFSLPQLFRGDGVHLSPLGMRYFLDDLRLGLATVLLGLWGGGASS
- the LOC128326419 gene encoding uncharacterized protein LOC128326419 isoform X5, with the protein product MGPKKAPVKKAPVKKGGKAPAKKGGKPTRPPKRPNAPAESSSDDEGDLELGAIRAFIARLQALERQRTTLEGDEAGGGPSGVPPHAKKSNRAEKKAKLMQGFADRLAALEAAAGTAHEEPAGITTQPADSGPGDGRDDNGPQSAGPRAAGQRARVLILGHSFIFWARKWAQSADPGTQLGLGRWATVEWLGWRGMRRAQFLPMLHEFLEGNPVPDVLLLHFGGNDLVDQSGISLSRQIAQDLVVALSWCPGLVVIWSDITQRRVWRGAVKQNKVDRARRGVNAAMARFIASKGGGCIPHNDIAFSLPQLFRGDGVHLSPLGMRYFLDDLRLGLATVLLGLWGGGASS
- the LOC128326419 gene encoding uncharacterized protein LOC128326419 isoform X1 codes for the protein MGPKKAPVKKAPVKKGGKAPAKKGGKPTRPPKRPNAPAESSSDDEGDLELGAIRAFIARLQALERQRTTLEGDEAGGGPSGVPPHAKKSNRAEKKAKLMQGFADRLAALEAAAGTAHEEPAGITTQPADSGPGDGRDDNACSRGAERGGRCPVSLPDAALPEAGTWSRQGARAGARMVVEPWDVEAFRAIQASIAPRTRVAYDKRVRAFLQFRAQVGLVHVWPVPPEQLMQYLVHLRAQGLAVSTMAGHLAALAFFGKARGLPDHSGDFRVRRMLEGWARETPMQPDRRRPVTPEALQLALRQLAGVCASPYEKVLFRAAALVAFFGAFRVGEMFPRSRRGPTSRVLQFSDLTVGASRVVLHLRFSKTDQRGKGQSVALHAAGDPGLCPVRALEDYTEARGSAMGCLFIHANGCHVTQFQFWAVMRRAFVAAGVPTQDLAPHSFRIGAASMAARMGYSGPEIRRLGRWRSAAYRRYVR
- the LOC128326419 gene encoding uncharacterized protein LOC128326419 isoform X4 gives rise to the protein MGPKKAPVKKAPVKKGGKAPAKKGGKPTRPPKRPNAPAESSSDDEGDLELGAIRAFIARLQALERQRTTLEGDEAGGGPSGVPPHAKKSNRAEKKAKLMQGFADRLAALEAAAGTAHEEPAGITTQPADSGPGDGRDDNDAALPEAGTWSRQGARAGPQSAGPRAAGQRARVLILGHSFIFWARKWAQSADPGTQLGLGRWATVEWLGWRGMRRAQFLPMLHEFLEGNPVPDVLLLHFGGNDLVDQSGISLSRQIAQDLVVALSWCPGLVVIWSDITQRRVWRGAVKQNKVDRARRGVNAAMARFIASKGGGCIPHNDIAFSLPQLFRGDGVHLSPLGMRYFLDDLRLGLATVLLGLWGGGASS